In a single window of the Solea senegalensis isolate Sse05_10M linkage group LG1, IFAPA_SoseM_1, whole genome shotgun sequence genome:
- the LOC122772081 gene encoding uncharacterized protein LOC122772081 — MERGLILLSAVLMVSVALGQDLTPLTQAEVTRDGCGEHKTCMGSPAKCDPAEAQSPCMFSSLARLSEEKKLLFQVRQYVADGNYAGLYLTTEGKSLMFTCAILSTGFTHQVMSGNTVITSNEVVTGVRGSMIASVLRCEFRVNMTAVTSAVSVVMGTGTFTEDSPGVITFETMENTVSLEIPNIPTVKEDTMSSGASSLFHSHALSVVLTFLTMVAMHSA, encoded by the exons ATGGAGCGGGGATTGATCCTGTTGTCTGCTGTTCTGATGGTTTCTGTGGCGCTCGGTCAAGATCTAACACCTCTGACGCAG GCGGAAGTCACACGAGATGGTTGTGGTGAACACAAAACGTGCATGGGGAGTCCAGCAAAGTGTGATCCTGCAGAAGCACAGAGCCCCtgtatgttttcttctttggcAAGACTTTCAGAGGAAAAGAAACTGTTGTTCCAAGTCAGACAATATGTGGCCGATGGGAATTATGCTGGACTGTACCTGACAACTGAG GGTAAGAGCCTGATGTTCACCTGTGCTATTCTTAGCACAGGCTTTACCCACCAGGTGATGAGCGGCAATACGGTCATCACTTCAAACGAG GTTGTGACAGGTGTCAGAGGCTCAATGATAGCGAGTGTGCTCCGGTGTGAATTCAGAGTCAACATGACCGCAGTCACCAGCGCTGTCAGTGTAGTCATGGGGACAGGCACTTTTACAGAGG ACTCTCCTGGTGTGATTACCTTCGAAACAATGGAGAACACTGTTTCACTGGAGATCCCCAACATCCCCACAGTGAAAGAGGACACTATGTCATCAGGAGCCAGCAGTCTTTTCCACTCTCATG